A section of the Saccharopolyspora gregorii genome encodes:
- a CDS encoding 5-oxoprolinase subunit B family protein: protein MSGPRVLRCADSGLLVELDDLPAVQALHAALRADTPPGVVDLVPAARTLLLALDPERADPDAVERAVREARPGERGGGEGGLLRVPVVYDGADLAAVAELTGLTERDVVREHTGSTWTVAFGGFAPGFGYLTGGSPKLAVPRRGESRTRVPAGAVGLAGEFSGVYPRESPGGWQLIGRTDLEVWRTDREPPALLRPGVRVRFEEVS, encoded by the coding sequence ATGAGCGGACCGCGGGTGCTGCGCTGCGCCGACTCCGGGCTGCTGGTGGAACTGGACGACCTGCCCGCGGTGCAGGCGCTGCACGCCGCGCTGCGCGCCGACACCCCGCCCGGCGTCGTCGACCTGGTGCCCGCCGCCCGCACGCTGCTGCTGGCGCTCGACCCGGAGCGGGCCGACCCGGACGCCGTCGAGCGCGCCGTCCGCGAGGCCCGGCCCGGCGAACGCGGCGGCGGCGAGGGCGGGCTGCTGCGGGTGCCGGTGGTCTACGACGGCGCCGACCTCGCCGCCGTCGCCGAGCTGACCGGGCTCACCGAACGCGACGTGGTGCGCGAGCACACCGGCAGCACCTGGACCGTCGCCTTCGGCGGGTTCGCCCCCGGGTTCGGCTACCTCACCGGGGGTTCCCCGAAGCTCGCCGTCCCGCGGCGGGGCGAATCGCGCACCAGGGTGCCCGCGGGCGCGGTCGGGCTCGCCGGGGAGTTCAGCGGTGTCTACCCGCGGGAATCGCCGGGCGGCTGGCAGCTCATCGGCCGCACCGACCTGGAGGTCTGGCGCACCGACCGGGAACCGCCCGCGCTGCTGCGGCCCGGGGTGCGCGTCCGGTTCGAGGAGGTCTCGTGA
- a CDS encoding putative hydro-lyase, translated as MTPSQARAEFRAGLRTPTAGCSAGWTQANLLVLPRAQAYDFLLFAQRNPRSCPVLDVTEPGETAASIFDGDLRTDLPAYRVYRDGALVEELGDITGLWRDDLVSFLIGCSFTFEAALLEAGVPVRHLEQGRNVPMYRTNRECRPAGKLSGPLVVSMRPIPAEQVATAVRVTSRYPAVHGAPVHVGSPGELGVRDLDAPDFGEAVEVRPGEVPVFWACGVTPQAAVMRSAPPLAIGHAPGHMAITDARDSDHLVP; from the coding sequence CTGACCCCGAGCCAGGCCAGGGCCGAGTTCCGCGCCGGCCTGCGCACCCCCACCGCGGGGTGTTCCGCCGGGTGGACGCAGGCCAACCTGCTGGTGCTTCCCCGGGCGCAGGCCTACGACTTCCTGCTGTTCGCCCAGCGCAACCCGCGGTCCTGCCCGGTGCTGGACGTCACCGAGCCCGGCGAGACCGCGGCGTCGATCTTCGACGGCGACCTGCGCACCGACCTGCCCGCCTACCGGGTGTACCGGGACGGCGCGCTCGTCGAGGAGCTCGGCGACATCACCGGGTTGTGGCGGGACGACCTGGTGTCGTTCCTCATCGGCTGCAGCTTCACCTTCGAGGCCGCGCTGCTGGAGGCCGGCGTGCCCGTCCGGCACCTCGAACAGGGGCGCAACGTGCCGATGTACCGGACGAACCGCGAATGCCGCCCCGCCGGGAAGCTCTCCGGGCCGCTGGTGGTGTCGATGCGGCCGATCCCCGCCGAGCAGGTCGCGACCGCGGTCCGGGTGACGTCCCGCTACCCGGCGGTGCACGGGGCACCGGTGCACGTCGGCTCGCCCGGTGAACTGGGGGTGCGGGACCTGGACGCGCCGGACTTCGGGGAAGCGGTGGAGGTGCGGCCGGGAGAGGTCCCGGTGTTCTGGGCCTGCGGGGTGACGCCGCAGGCGGCGGTGATGCGGTCCGCGCCGCCGCTGGCGATCGGCCACGCACCCGGGCACATGGCCATCACCGACGCGCGGGACTCCGACCACCTCGTGCCGTGA
- a CDS encoding SAM-dependent methyltransferase, translating into MGTRCDADGRRGLAGPGGPELPSMARVCDHLLGGTAHFELDREFAADLAPVLPNLPEHIRVLHAFLGRAVRHLAERGIDQFLDLGTGLPTVGDVHGTAQRVDPDARVAYVDADPFTVRLAEAQLAGARGVTVTRADLCEPASVLTAPGVTGLLDFTRPVAVLAMAALPFITDDDELSGVVAAYRDACSVGSALVVSHLSAVTATPEQVDRFGDVAARIGCRPAWRSADAFRGVFNGYDLAEPGLVQTARWRPELGVEGTGPGAQDVDTVSAVGLLVSRPVPTELALVR; encoded by the coding sequence ATGGGCACGCGTTGCGACGCGGACGGGCGACGAGGGCTGGCGGGGCCGGGCGGACCCGAGCTGCCGTCGATGGCGCGCGTGTGCGATCACCTGCTCGGCGGCACCGCGCACTTCGAGCTGGACCGCGAGTTCGCCGCGGACCTCGCACCGGTGCTGCCGAACCTCCCCGAGCACATCCGCGTGCTGCACGCGTTCCTCGGCCGCGCGGTGCGCCACCTCGCCGAGCGCGGCATCGACCAGTTCCTCGACCTCGGCACCGGGCTGCCCACCGTCGGTGACGTGCACGGCACCGCCCAGCGCGTCGACCCGGACGCGCGCGTCGCCTACGTCGACGCCGACCCGTTCACGGTGCGGCTGGCGGAGGCGCAGCTCGCCGGGGCGCGCGGGGTGACGGTGACCCGGGCCGACCTGTGCGAACCGGCGAGCGTGCTCACCGCGCCCGGCGTCACCGGCCTGCTCGACTTCACCCGGCCGGTGGCGGTGCTGGCGATGGCGGCGCTGCCGTTCATCACCGACGACGACGAGCTGTCCGGGGTGGTCGCCGCCTACCGGGACGCCTGCTCGGTGGGCAGCGCGCTCGTCGTCTCGCACCTGTCCGCGGTCACCGCCACGCCCGAGCAGGTCGACCGCTTCGGCGACGTGGCCGCCCGCATCGGTTGCCGGCCGGCCTGGCGCAGCGCCGACGCCTTCCGCGGCGTGTTCAACGGCTACGACCTCGCCGAGCCGGGCCTGGTGCAGACCGCCCGGTGGCGCCCCGAGCTCGGCGTCGAGGGCACCGGGCCCGGCGCGCAGGACGTGGACACCGTCTCGGCGGTGGGGCTGCTGGTGTCCCGGCCGGTGCCGACCGAACTGGCGCTGGTGCGCTGA
- a CDS encoding NRAMP family divalent metal transporter, whose protein sequence is MSGTTTKTGAHRGALIGAVFLMATSAIGPGFITQTTDFTVRLGAAFAFVIVLSVLIDIAVQLNVWRIIGVSGMRAQDLGNAVLPGLGYAIAALVVFGGLVFNIANVSGTALGLDAMVGMDAKLGGGLSALLAIGIFLSKRAGVAMDRIVVVLGVLMIALTCYVAVVSDPPVGEALKQAVLPDRVDFLAVTTLIGGTVGGYITYAGAHRLVDAGVTGPERIVEVSRGSVLSLLVTGVMRAVLFLAVLGVVAAGATLGSGNPTAEAFQHAAGEIGLRLFGLIMWAAAITSVVGAAYTSVSFVVTFSPALQRARSWLVVGFIALSTVVFLLLDQAPTTLLVLAGALNGLILPVGFGVLLWVGARRRDLLGGYRYPRWLLVIGVLAWLLSLYFGVNSLGAMAQLWQ, encoded by the coding sequence ATGAGCGGCACCACCACCAAGACCGGCGCCCACCGCGGCGCGCTGATCGGGGCGGTCTTCCTGATGGCCACCAGCGCCATCGGCCCCGGGTTCATCACCCAGACCACCGACTTCACCGTGCGGCTCGGCGCCGCGTTCGCCTTCGTGATCGTGCTGTCCGTGCTCATCGACATCGCGGTGCAGCTCAACGTGTGGCGCATCATCGGCGTCTCCGGCATGCGCGCCCAAGACCTCGGCAACGCGGTGCTGCCCGGGTTGGGCTACGCGATCGCCGCGCTCGTCGTGTTCGGCGGGCTCGTGTTCAACATCGCCAACGTCTCCGGCACCGCGCTCGGCCTGGACGCCATGGTCGGGATGGACGCGAAGCTCGGCGGCGGGCTCTCCGCGCTGCTGGCCATCGGGATCTTCCTGAGCAAGCGGGCCGGGGTCGCGATGGACCGGATCGTGGTCGTGCTCGGCGTGCTCATGATCGCGCTGACCTGCTACGTCGCCGTCGTGTCCGACCCGCCGGTGGGGGAGGCGCTGAAGCAGGCGGTGCTGCCGGACCGGGTCGACTTCCTCGCCGTCACCACCCTCATCGGCGGCACCGTCGGCGGCTACATCACCTACGCGGGCGCGCACCGGCTCGTCGACGCCGGAGTCACCGGGCCGGAGCGCATCGTCGAGGTCAGCCGCGGATCGGTGCTGTCGCTGCTGGTCACCGGCGTGATGCGGGCGGTGCTGTTCCTCGCGGTGCTCGGCGTGGTCGCCGCGGGCGCCACGCTCGGTTCCGGCAACCCGACCGCGGAGGCGTTCCAGCACGCGGCCGGGGAGATCGGGCTCCGGCTGTTCGGGCTGATCATGTGGGCGGCGGCGATCACCTCGGTCGTCGGTGCCGCCTACACCTCGGTGTCGTTCGTGGTGACCTTCTCCCCGGCGCTGCAGCGGGCCCGCAGCTGGCTGGTCGTCGGGTTCATCGCGCTGTCCACCGTCGTGTTCCTGCTGCTGGACCAGGCGCCGACGACGCTGCTGGTGCTGGCGGGCGCGCTCAACGGGCTGATCCTGCCGGTCGGGTTCGGCGTGCTGCTGTGGGTCGGGGCGCGGCGCCGGGACCTGCTCGGCGGGTACCGGTACCCGCGGTGGCTGCTGGTGATCGGCGTGCTGGCCTGGCTGCTGTCGTTGTACTTCGGGGTGAACTCGCTCGGCGCGATGGCGCAGCTGTGGCAGTGA
- a CDS encoding saccharopine dehydrogenase family protein, translating into MIYGATGYTGRLIAERAVDRGQRPVLAGRDPAKVARAATPLGLPYRVFDLRDERAATTALADVDLVAHCAGPFSATSAPMVSACLATGTHYVDITGEIDVFESVAARHEDAAKAGVVLLPGSGFDVVPTDCLAALVAAELPTATTLDLAFQASGGISGGTLKSALEGAALGGRARIDGELRTVPMGWRHREVPFPSGRHAVTSLPWGDVSTAFRSTGIPNITTYTRLPGLNRLGPRATAVGRIALGNPVAQRLGKAAIGALVRGPGTAQRARNWVEVYAEATDDAGRSVSAALIGPDTYEFTVDSVLRTVAALLAGGVRPGAHTPSTAFGPDFVRRLHGVRIIEPAR; encoded by the coding sequence ATGATCTACGGTGCGACCGGCTACACGGGGCGGCTCATCGCGGAGCGCGCCGTCGACCGGGGACAGCGCCCGGTGCTGGCCGGGCGGGACCCGGCGAAGGTGGCGCGCGCCGCCACGCCGCTCGGCCTGCCCTACCGCGTGTTCGACCTGCGCGACGAGCGGGCCGCCACGACCGCGCTCGCCGACGTCGACCTGGTGGCGCACTGCGCGGGCCCGTTCTCGGCGACCTCCGCGCCGATGGTCTCGGCGTGCCTGGCCACCGGGACGCACTACGTGGACATCACCGGCGAGATCGACGTGTTCGAGTCGGTGGCCGCCCGGCACGAGGACGCGGCGAAGGCCGGCGTGGTGCTGCTGCCCGGATCCGGGTTCGACGTGGTGCCCACCGACTGCCTGGCCGCGCTGGTCGCCGCCGAGCTGCCCACCGCGACCACCCTGGACCTCGCGTTCCAGGCCAGCGGCGGGATCAGCGGCGGCACGCTCAAGAGCGCGCTGGAGGGCGCCGCGCTCGGCGGGCGGGCCCGCATCGACGGCGAGCTGCGCACCGTCCCGATGGGCTGGCGGCACCGGGAAGTGCCGTTCCCGTCCGGTCGCCACGCCGTGACCTCGCTGCCCTGGGGCGACGTGAGCACCGCGTTCCGCAGCACCGGCATCCCGAACATCACCACCTACACCCGGCTGCCCGGCCTGAACCGGCTGGGACCGCGGGCGACGGCCGTCGGCCGCATCGCGCTGGGGAACCCGGTGGCGCAGCGCCTCGGCAAGGCGGCGATCGGTGCGCTGGTGCGCGGCCCCGGCACGGCGCAGCGGGCGCGGAACTGGGTGGAGGTGTACGCGGAAGCCACCGACGACGCCGGGCGTTCGGTCTCGGCGGCGCTGATCGGACCGGACACCTACGAGTTCACCGTCGACTCGGTGCTGCGCACGGTCGCCGCCCTGCTCGCGGGCGGGGTCCGCCCCGGCGCGCACACCCCGTCCACCGCGTTCGGCCCCGACTTCGTCCGCCGCCTGCACGGGGTCCGGATCATCGAGCCCGCCCGCTGA
- a CDS encoding TMEM165/GDT1 family protein, protein MFASFAISSAAIFVAELGDKSQLMAMTFATRFRAWQVLLGITIATTVVHAASVALGFGMGALLPTEWIGLVAGIAFLGFAAWTLRGDHLTEAEKSKAGRTARSAVIAVTLAFFLAELGDKTMLATVTLASQHDWLGTWIGSTVGMVLADALAIGVGLLLGKHLPERFIRYGAAALFAVFGVWMVVESTFGLL, encoded by the coding sequence GTGTTCGCCAGTTTCGCCATCAGTTCCGCCGCCATCTTCGTGGCCGAACTCGGCGACAAGTCCCAGTTGATGGCGATGACGTTCGCCACCCGATTCCGGGCCTGGCAGGTGCTGCTCGGAATCACCATCGCCACGACCGTCGTGCACGCCGCTTCCGTCGCGCTCGGATTCGGCATGGGCGCATTGCTGCCGACCGAGTGGATCGGGCTCGTCGCCGGAATCGCGTTCCTCGGCTTCGCCGCTTGGACGTTGCGCGGTGACCACCTCACCGAGGCGGAGAAGAGCAAGGCAGGCCGCACCGCCCGCTCCGCGGTGATCGCGGTGACCCTCGCGTTCTTCCTCGCCGAGCTCGGCGACAAGACGATGCTGGCGACCGTCACGCTCGCCTCGCAGCACGACTGGCTGGGCACCTGGATCGGTTCGACGGTCGGCATGGTGCTGGCGGACGCGCTGGCCATCGGCGTCGGGCTGCTGCTCGGCAAGCACCTGCCCGAGCGCTTCATCCGCTACGGGGCGGCCGCCCTGTTCGCCGTCTTCGGCGTCTGGATGGTCGTCGAATCCACCTTCGGCCTGCTCTGA
- a CDS encoding 5-oxoprolinase subunit C family protein, which yields MIEVVAPGPLATVQDLGRPGHAGIGVGVSGAADRGALRLANRLVGNPEGAAGIETTFGGLVLRPERDVTVAVTGADGPITVDGRAEPVNTVLRVRAGALLRLGTPARGLRGYVAVRGGIAVEPVLGSRATDVLSGLGPPRLAAGTRLPVGPAPREFPVIDQAPVRARDGQLVLDVVPGPRADWFTDYALAALLGAEFEVSAEIDRVGMRLDGPELTRCRDDELPSEGMALGSLQVPPSGRPTLFLADHPVTGGYPVIAVLLAAEVDRAAQARPGQRIRFRRTER from the coding sequence GTGATCGAGGTCGTCGCGCCGGGTCCGCTGGCGACCGTGCAGGACCTGGGCCGCCCCGGCCACGCGGGCATCGGGGTCGGCGTCTCCGGTGCCGCCGACCGGGGTGCGTTGCGGCTGGCGAACCGGCTCGTCGGCAACCCCGAGGGCGCCGCGGGCATCGAGACCACCTTCGGCGGGCTGGTGCTGCGGCCCGAACGGGACGTGACCGTCGCGGTCACCGGCGCGGACGGGCCGATCACCGTCGACGGGCGGGCCGAACCGGTGAACACCGTGCTGCGGGTCCGCGCGGGAGCGCTGCTGCGGCTCGGGACACCGGCGCGCGGGCTCCGCGGCTACGTGGCGGTGCGCGGTGGCATCGCCGTCGAACCGGTGCTGGGGTCCCGCGCCACCGACGTGCTCTCCGGGCTCGGGCCGCCGCGGCTGGCCGCGGGCACCCGGCTCCCGGTCGGGCCCGCGCCGCGGGAGTTCCCGGTGATCGACCAGGCCCCGGTGCGCGCCCGCGACGGGCAGCTGGTGCTCGACGTCGTGCCGGGGCCGCGGGCGGACTGGTTCACCGACTACGCGCTCGCGGCGCTACTCGGCGCGGAGTTCGAGGTCAGCGCCGAGATCGACCGGGTCGGCATGCGCCTCGACGGTCCCGAGCTGACCCGGTGCCGCGACGACGAGCTGCCCAGCGAGGGCATGGCGCTCGGCTCGCTGCAGGTGCCGCCGTCCGGGCGCCCCACGCTGTTCCTCGCCGACCACCCGGTGACCGGCGGGTACCCGGTGATCGCGGTGCTGCTCGCCGCCGAGGTGGACCGCGCCGCTCAAGCCCGTCCCGGGCAGCGCATCCGATTCCGCCGAACCGAGAGGTGA
- a CDS encoding LamB/YcsF family protein — MDLNSDLAEGFGRWELGDDDALLGVVTSANVACGFHAGDPGVIRRACARAAAGNVSVGAQVGYRDLAGFGRRFIDVPPRELTDEVLYQLAALDGLARVEGTAVRYVKPHGALYNAIVRHEEQAAAVVEAVTAYDPRLAVLGLPGSSFLSRAAEAGLTTYREAFADRAYTPEGTLVSRREPGAVLHDPELIARRCLRIAGGEPIEAIDGSEITVAADSICVHGDSPGAVAIAETVRDRLRDAGIDLAPFAAGGAR, encoded by the coding sequence ATCGACCTGAACTCGGACCTCGCCGAAGGTTTCGGCCGCTGGGAGCTCGGCGACGACGACGCGCTGCTGGGCGTGGTGACCAGCGCGAACGTGGCATGCGGGTTCCACGCGGGGGACCCGGGGGTGATCCGCCGCGCCTGCGCGCGGGCCGCGGCCGGGAACGTGTCGGTCGGCGCCCAGGTCGGCTACCGGGACCTCGCCGGGTTCGGCCGCCGGTTCATCGACGTGCCGCCGCGCGAGCTCACCGACGAGGTGCTGTACCAGCTGGCCGCCCTCGACGGCCTCGCCCGCGTCGAAGGCACCGCGGTGCGGTACGTGAAACCGCACGGGGCGCTGTACAACGCCATCGTGCGCCACGAGGAGCAGGCCGCGGCCGTCGTCGAGGCCGTGACCGCCTACGATCCGCGGCTCGCGGTGCTCGGCCTGCCCGGCTCCAGCTTCCTGTCCCGCGCCGCCGAGGCCGGGCTGACCACGTACCGGGAGGCGTTCGCCGACCGCGCCTACACGCCGGAGGGGACCCTGGTCTCCCGCCGCGAACCGGGCGCGGTGCTGCACGACCCGGAACTGATCGCGCGGCGCTGCCTGCGCATCGCCGGCGGCGAACCGATCGAGGCGATCGACGGCAGCGAGATCACCGTGGCCGCCGACTCGATCTGCGTGCACGGCGACAGCCCCGGCGCGGTCGCCATCGCCGAGACCGTGCGGGACCGGTTGCGGGACGCCGGGATCGACCTCGCCCCCTTCGCCGCCGGCGGTGCGCGATGA